The Methanofervidicoccus sp. A16 genome has a segment encoding these proteins:
- a CDS encoding DUF1611 domain-containing protein: protein MIVRCAKLSHKNKVSEGLERFSNIKIVGYHFGEEKHLEEDYDTFIWTKEILGPSEVKVWEETILKEMERGKNVYNMARLYRVGDNHRLVSTAEEYGVEYFDSSDPQAFQRYIDYAKLGLEGIEGRIITVMGTGRKSGKFTTSLILKRELSRHFKVGCVGTEPHSKLCNMEEMIIPQVIPLCHVASTIFGAIKKVDLEGKDIIIVSSQTGVFSDPLEVGTGRGGGVVSLSILYGSKPDYIILASDTLNVEEIERHIRVLELVSNRKVIGITVNGKRFKNLGESYEEILNKISKRLNIPVVDTVKGIYLEEFIESIRYML, encoded by the coding sequence ATGATCGTAAGGTGTGCAAAACTATCCCATAAAAACAAAGTGTCAGAGGGATTGGAGAGGTTCTCTAATATTAAAATAGTAGGTTATCACTTTGGAGAGGAAAAACACCTGGAAGAGGACTACGACACCTTTATATGGACTAAGGAGATACTGGGGCCCTCTGAGGTAAAGGTATGGGAGGAGACTATATTAAAAGAGATGGAGAGAGGTAAAAACGTATACAACATGGCAAGACTCTATAGAGTAGGTGATAACCATAGATTGGTATCTACTGCAGAGGAGTACGGCGTTGAATACTTTGACTCTTCAGATCCTCAGGCATTCCAGAGATACATAGATTACGCCAAGTTAGGTTTAGAGGGTATAGAGGGAAGGATAATAACTGTAATGGGCACTGGGAGGAAGAGTGGTAAGTTTACCACATCTCTTATTTTAAAGAGGGAACTTAGTAGACACTTCAAGGTAGGTTGTGTAGGTACTGAACCTCATTCAAAACTCTGTAATATGGAGGAGATGATAATCCCCCAAGTTATACCTCTCTGTCATGTAGCCTCTACTATTTTTGGTGCCATCAAAAAGGTGGATTTAGAAGGTAAAGATATTATAATAGTGTCCAGCCAAACTGGAGTATTTTCAGATCCCTTAGAGGTAGGAACTGGTAGGGGAGGGGGTGTTGTAAGTCTATCTATCCTCTACGGTTCAAAACCTGATTACATAATACTTGCATCTGATACCTTAAATGTGGAAGAGATAGAACGCCATATAAGGGTTTTGGAGTTAGTAAGTAATAGGAAGGTAATAGGAATTACTGTAAATGGAAAGAGGTTTAAAAACTTAGGCGAGAGTTATGAGGAGATACTGAACAAGATCTCCAAAAGGCTGAATATTCCAGTAGTAGATACAGTTAAGGGAATATATTTAGAGGAGTTCATAGAGAGTATCCGTTATATGTTGTAG
- the cobI gene encoding precorrin-2 C(20)-methyltransferase, with product MVKKVYGVGVGPGDRELLTLKAVKVLKKVDKIFIPVSKEGRSSLAYDIVKDIVEGKPVEELLFPMMRDREQVKKYHQRAFETVKSAQGEVAVITIGDPTLYSTFSYLWKLLKRDNIPVEIVNGIPSPFACAGRLNIPLVEGGEKLVILPRGEDLERCLGVFDTIVVMKTKRLGEILKRVLDKEERDKYLIGIVSKGFWEDERIQWGGIEEIDFEDINHYLSLAIIKRVEREDI from the coding sequence ATGGTAAAAAAAGTTTATGGCGTAGGAGTAGGACCAGGAGATAGGGAGTTATTGACGTTGAAGGCTGTAAAGGTGTTAAAAAAAGTAGATAAGATATTTATTCCAGTGTCCAAGGAGGGTAGATCCTCATTAGCCTACGATATTGTAAAGGATATTGTAGAGGGAAAACCTGTAGAGGAGTTGCTATTTCCAATGATGAGGGATAGGGAACAGGTAAAGAAATACCATCAGAGAGCTTTTGAAACTGTTAAAAGTGCTCAGGGAGAGGTGGCGGTAATTACCATAGGAGATCCTACCTTATACAGTACCTTCTCCTACCTCTGGAAACTGTTAAAGAGGGATAATATCCCGGTGGAGATCGTAAATGGAATACCCTCTCCCTTCGCCTGTGCAGGGAGGTTGAATATACCTCTCGTTGAAGGGGGAGAGAAATTGGTTATTTTACCTAGAGGTGAAGATTTAGAGAGATGTTTAGGGGTATTTGACACCATCGTAGTTATGAAGACGAAGAGGTTGGGAGAGATACTGAAGAGAGTATTAGATAAAGAGGAGAGGGATAAATACCTAATAGGGATAGTAAGTAAAGGTTTTTGGGAGGATGAAAGGATACAGTGGGGGGGGATTGAAGAGATCGACTTTGAGGATATCAACCACTATTTATCCTTGGCTATAATTAAAAGGGTGGAAAGGGAAGATATATAG
- a CDS encoding DUF5379 family protein, with protein sequence MDVEGKSAIIHTLGGIVFGILSNYVYNLGLGIFSGIVTMIFLTVGLLIVGHITALILGKDSLNQKQWLGCGVAPYFFTAIVFWILAYNGVF encoded by the coding sequence ATGGATGTGGAAGGAAAATCTGCTATAATCCATACGTTGGGTGGCATAGTATTTGGAATACTGTCTAACTATGTATATAACTTAGGCCTTGGTATATTCAGTGGAATAGTAACCATGATCTTTCTAACTGTTGGACTTCTCATAGTGGGGCACATTACAGCCTTAATTCTTGGTAAGGATAGTTTAAATCAGAAACAGTGGCTTGGATGTGGAGTAGCACCTTATTTTTTTACCGCCATCGTATTCTGGATACTGGCATACAACGGAGTATTTTAA
- a CDS encoding methanogenesis marker 7 protein yields the protein MYEIVRYEGGVYRNNILKEWIEDIGGFIIQEHVMQLDVYMTVALPQSELENFKREAKKYKGKVVETPLAGIEIAVVAPSLSRHHLPHTACDVAEYLRRYGAKSNMIGLAHGAGKGISSIKEREKRLIEEHDIAVYVMGNFESCLKDKVHLFDVDIPVVVTGGPEKLDIPYPYVGNLGRRSQRLRHSEERQALKRMVEEITKLINRRREELSYDPPIVPPVVLKDILEKSVEEIYGILSPMPIVTQLDGLRVKLDYDTYHEKIENVKVGKYLLKDIAEVRRSYMKNYILIKIKPTSEVIG from the coding sequence ATGTACGAGATCGTTAGATACGAGGGAGGAGTTTATAGAAACAATATATTAAAAGAATGGATTGAAGATATTGGTGGTTTTATAATCCAGGAACATGTGATGCAGTTGGACGTATATATGACTGTGGCACTTCCTCAAAGTGAGTTGGAGAACTTCAAGAGGGAGGCTAAGAAGTACAAGGGGAAGGTAGTTGAAACACCACTGGCAGGGATCGAGATAGCAGTTGTCGCTCCAAGTTTATCAAGGCACCATCTACCTCATACAGCCTGTGATGTAGCAGAGTATCTAAGAAGGTATGGAGCAAAGTCCAACATGATAGGACTTGCCCACGGAGCAGGTAAAGGTATAAGTAGTATAAAGGAGAGGGAAAAGAGGCTTATCGAGGAGCACGATATTGCTGTATACGTTATGGGCAACTTTGAAAGTTGTTTAAAAGATAAGGTACATCTCTTCGATGTAGATATCCCTGTTGTAGTAACTGGGGGGCCTGAAAAGTTGGATATTCCCTATCCCTACGTGGGAAACCTTGGAAGGAGAAGTCAGAGGTTGAGACACAGTGAGGAGAGACAGGCTTTAAAGAGGATGGTGGAGGAGATTACAAAGTTGATAAACAGGAGAAGGGAGGAACTCTCTTACGATCCTCCAATAGTCCCTCCAGTTGTACTTAAGGACATACTGGAGAAGAGCGTAGAAGAGATATACGGTATTTTGTCTCCGATGCCTATAGTTACACAGTTAGATGGTTTAAGGGTGAAGTTAGATTACGACACCTATCATGAGAAGATAGAGAACGTTAAAGTTGGAAAGTACCTTCTTAAAGATATAGCAGAGGTTAGAAGATCCTACATGAAGAATTATATTCTAATTAAAATAAAGCCAACATCAGAGGTTATAGGGTAA
- a CDS encoding CBS domain-containing protein, which yields MLFKKLSTVERVYNIGLEQNSLFSIFNHITLFVKEAEEDLIKLYDLRVLEKIPVKNIMTRNIITINKNDSIDKLKEYIEKYRHMGYPVVDDDGKLVGVVTFRDLEKGGKKTTIEDIMTPKDKLVFISPETSASESQKIMAKMDIGRLLVLDDKGELIGIVSRGDIVRTYKIYSKGSAKIQKCSRISNFYFYDRNKKEKLKNLVDDLIMLLGGRDYIISEKEDYIEALTKDWEPLVKIMMSGNTIDHISITTKSINILEMDIIREILKKIDEYAFEEIVLTDHITLIDEKSSIQRVITDVTLFNDSKKTFGTITIRSDF from the coding sequence ATGTTATTTAAAAAACTATCTACTGTGGAAAGGGTTTACAATATCGGATTAGAACAGAACTCCCTATTTAGCATATTCAACCATATCACCTTATTTGTAAAGGAGGCAGAAGAGGATTTAATAAAACTTTACGATTTAAGGGTATTAGAGAAAATACCTGTAAAGAATATAATGACAAGGAATATCATAACTATCAACAAGAACGATAGTATCGATAAGTTAAAGGAATATATAGAGAAATACCGACACATGGGTTATCCAGTTGTTGATGACGATGGGAAATTAGTTGGAGTGGTTACCTTTAGAGATCTGGAGAAAGGTGGTAAAAAAACCACTATTGAGGACATAATGACTCCAAAGGATAAATTAGTATTTATATCTCCAGAAACTTCTGCCTCAGAATCCCAGAAGATAATGGCGAAGATGGATATTGGAAGGTTGTTAGTATTAGATGATAAGGGAGAACTTATAGGTATAGTAAGTAGAGGGGATATTGTAAGAACCTACAAAATATACAGCAAAGGTTCTGCAAAGATTCAGAAGTGTTCTAGGATATCTAATTTTTATTTCTATGACAGAAATAAAAAGGAAAAGTTGAAGAATCTTGTAGATGACCTTATTATGTTACTTGGGGGTAGGGACTATATCATCTCTGAAAAGGAGGACTATATAGAGGCATTAACTAAGGACTGGGAACCTCTGGTTAAGATTATGATGTCAGGGAATACTATAGATCATATTTCTATAACTACCAAATCGATTAATATATTGGAAATGGATATAATAAGGGAGATATTAAAGAAGATAGATGAGTATGCCTTTGAAGAGATAGTACTAACTGATCACATTACCCTTATAGATGAGAAATCCTCAATCCAAAGGGTAATCACCGATGTCACACTCTTCAACGACAGTAAGAAGACATTTGGAACTATCACTATCAGATCCGACTTCTAA
- a CDS encoding 2-oxoacid:acceptor oxidoreductase subunit alpha translates to MDGKVDFIQGNAASARGAIKAGCRFFGGYPITPSTEVAEEMARILPKVGGYYVQMEDEIGAMASVIGASWGGLKAMTATSGPGLSLMIEQIGYAYMTEAPCVIVDVQRGGPSTGQPTYASQGDMMQVKWGSHGDYEPIALAPSSVQEMYDFTIMAFNYAEMYRIPVFVMADEIVGHMREKVVLHDNIPIVERTTPEEKPCKKPFPFDKDIAEMPVFGRGYNVHITGLTHDERGYPDVSPETHDKLVRRICNKILKNKDKIIKYEGKYLESDIIFLCYGTPSRTVKYTVEMLRKEGYDVGYLRLITVHPFPDKIVKDLKATKIIVPEMNLGQIVEEVMKYSRAEVVPCSKIGGELHKPEDLMALVD, encoded by the coding sequence TTGGATGGAAAGGTAGATTTTATCCAAGGTAATGCAGCAAGTGCAAGGGGAGCAATTAAGGCAGGTTGCAGATTCTTTGGAGGATATCCTATAACCCCATCTACAGAGGTAGCAGAAGAGATGGCGAGAATACTCCCAAAGGTAGGAGGGTATTACGTCCAGATGGAAGACGAGATAGGGGCCATGGCAAGTGTAATAGGTGCAAGTTGGGGTGGTTTAAAGGCGATGACGGCAACTTCAGGCCCTGGACTTAGCCTCATGATAGAACAGATCGGCTACGCCTATATGACAGAGGCACCCTGTGTAATAGTGGATGTACAGAGGGGAGGGCCCTCTACAGGTCAGCCTACTTACGCCAGCCAGGGAGATATGATGCAGGTTAAATGGGGCTCCCATGGAGACTACGAACCTATAGCCCTTGCCCCATCTTCGGTACAGGAGATGTACGACTTTACAATTATGGCATTCAACTACGCCGAGATGTACAGGATACCAGTATTTGTCATGGCAGATGAGATCGTAGGACATATGAGGGAGAAGGTTGTACTCCACGACAACATCCCTATAGTGGAGAGAACTACTCCTGAGGAGAAACCCTGTAAGAAACCTTTCCCATTTGATAAAGATATTGCAGAGATGCCAGTATTTGGAAGGGGCTACAACGTACATATTACAGGACTCACCCATGACGAGAGGGGCTACCCAGATGTCTCACCTGAAACCCATGACAAGTTAGTTAGAAGGATATGTAATAAAATACTGAAGAACAAGGATAAGATTATAAAGTATGAAGGAAAGTACCTGGAGAGTGATATAATATTCCTATGCTACGGTACACCCTCAAGAACAGTAAAATATACTGTTGAGATGTTGAGGAAGGAGGGATACGACGTAGGATACTTGAGACTTATAACAGTACATCCATTCCCTGACAAAATAGTAAAAGATCTAAAGGCCACTAAGATTATAGTACCAGAGATGAACTTGGGCCAGATTGTCGAAGAGGTAATGAAGTACAGTAGAGCCGAAGTAGTACCTTGTAGTAAGATAGGCGGGGAGTTGCATAAACCAGAGGATCTTATGGCACTTGTAGATTAA
- a CDS encoding YqaA family protein, with protein MDTYIIMENLIRNHGYTGLLIVAFTESIIQPVPPDIFIMGASIFGLDPLICAVVSTVGSILGGVTSYILGHNLGTPVFIRLFGERYFRMGEEFFEKYGIWGVIIAGFSPLPYKVVAWLSGVFDMNVLKFTVGTLIGRFPRFLLIAYFGHGVSIYLGI; from the coding sequence ATGGATACTTATATAATAATGGAGAATTTAATAAGGAATCATGGATATACCGGTCTCCTTATAGTGGCATTTACTGAGTCGATAATCCAACCTGTACCTCCAGATATCTTTATAATGGGAGCCTCGATCTTTGGTTTAGACCCTTTAATATGTGCAGTAGTTTCAACTGTAGGTTCAATATTGGGAGGAGTAACTAGTTATATATTGGGGCATAATCTTGGCACACCAGTTTTTATTAGACTGTTTGGAGAGAGGTACTTTAGAATGGGGGAGGAGTTCTTTGAAAAGTACGGTATATGGGGAGTGATAATTGCAGGATTCTCCCCCCTACCATATAAAGTTGTAGCCTGGCTCTCAGGGGTTTTTGACATGAATGTCTTAAAATTTACAGTTGGAACGTTAATAGGAAGGTTTCCCAGGTTTCTCCTTATAGCCTATTTTGGACATGGAGTTTCTATATACTTAGGTATTTAA
- a CDS encoding HEAT repeat domain-containing protein, whose translation MHIYDTMNNRELSQLFLEYCKEDWKKRSEAARILGHINNQKEIDRLTPHIIELALDSNRFIRTNLVHSLKKIVLEHNIINEDIFILLYFLANSSDKSVCSLIVHIIKSIDRYILIKFVSQLSKKLESSNNYEKLYSLVSIGLISTVTPEYLMDALSQLMLLANINRHKILQIMAIEILGEFEFLNKEYLTELYYICYIGYHYKEIFQNHNLKDNFKEYFNKIKYYNIYLKEETSKDDILEVVNTIRNRGYEYDDTLKILEMSILYTHFKPLRELLEEDENLGKVLLEEVLWYIKSDNFMVKLSAILLFSKIVTVEKVYQHLDKRDINEFFKVIENSLNKGNYLLKGFSLEALHNLVKWGGSQYILEKIEKVMERVDIEKIMNEGYLSYYYAIYLSYYFKKLHYLSARYSPNISEELIENFKDLEFSELHELIKNIYLGAKKRRWLDRFYSGKYLGNVLCCRIRYNSQMFEIVNRLLYDTNYLNRNIGIWLFRLIIEIENRPPSNINPIIKTTYLFDDWYFGTRVEYMLFYSTLISKFPKNIQLETIKTGLISTILTKCLTDKNRFIRHVSRDLLYKLVDDISRYSELLDYHNKKPEEQIFILNKYIKYPETRKAVVMLIKNKLEEYIKNKNGDKNYIETLLKIIYENICEEVIYALFEIIRLKRRNFPLSAEIVKSYVEKYPKLPRYMADTFYKLVNDHIFKIRYTTLLQVLAYVNEGIIIQRRVLNRIKELVVYADTCSKDVKIAMKILDKIEEPECKAILQEKERIFNRCFKDGVMEIPLFNSVKIRYIPALDTVEIVNSENIPISRIIAQILEFKEMTIPKIMVLDYLINEIVSNDNLLNEISSITDIFKILAKLAVLPDYSLISKKALTVLEEISIKKGNWLKDNLINKFDEKNTPFLMKRLLKSVSSPFVELEIIEACKYLIDNNILKCKKPRNIAKGLYKVIYNTYSDQPWIIFKKIVDIVEECPELKENREFLDVLSKKIMDLIEWETSPTAKTYLLGILERLHEDVGYTGGYR comes from the coding sequence ATGCACATCTACGACACTATGAATAATAGAGAACTCTCGCAACTATTCTTAGAATACTGTAAAGAAGACTGGAAAAAACGATCTGAAGCTGCTAGGATATTAGGTCATATTAACAACCAGAAAGAGATAGATAGATTAACCCCTCATATTATTGAGTTGGCTCTAGATTCAAATAGATTCATTAGAACGAATCTAGTTCATTCTCTAAAGAAAATAGTATTGGAGCATAATATTATAAATGAAGACATCTTTATTCTGTTGTACTTTCTAGCCAATAGTTCTGATAAGTCCGTATGTAGTTTAATAGTTCATATTATAAAGTCTATAGATAGATATATATTAATTAAATTTGTTTCACAGTTATCTAAAAAGTTAGAATCTTCAAACAACTATGAAAAGCTTTACTCTCTCGTATCAATAGGGTTGATATCTACTGTAACACCTGAATATCTTATGGATGCACTATCTCAACTAATGTTATTGGCAAATATTAATAGGCATAAAATACTGCAGATTATGGCTATTGAGATACTAGGAGAATTTGAATTCTTAAATAAAGAGTATTTAACTGAGTTATACTATATCTGCTATATAGGATACCATTACAAAGAGATATTCCAAAATCATAATTTAAAAGATAATTTTAAAGAATATTTTAATAAAATTAAATATTATAATATATATTTAAAAGAAGAAACTTCTAAAGACGATATTCTGGAGGTTGTTAATACAATAAGGAATAGGGGATATGAATATGATGATACCTTGAAAATCCTTGAGATGTCTATTCTATATACCCATTTCAAACCTCTTAGAGAGTTATTAGAAGAAGATGAAAACCTGGGTAAGGTACTACTAGAAGAAGTTTTATGGTATATAAAAAGCGATAACTTTATGGTCAAATTATCTGCAATATTACTCTTTTCCAAGATCGTAACCGTAGAAAAGGTCTATCAACATTTAGATAAAAGAGACATTAATGAGTTTTTCAAGGTAATTGAAAACAGTCTAAATAAGGGTAACTATCTATTAAAAGGGTTCTCTCTTGAGGCGCTCCATAACCTTGTAAAATGGGGTGGTTCTCAATATATTTTAGAGAAAATAGAGAAGGTTATGGAAAGAGTAGATATAGAGAAGATTATGAATGAAGGATACCTGTCCTACTACTATGCCATATATCTCTCATATTACTTTAAAAAGTTACATTATCTTTCTGCTAGATATTCACCAAATATAAGTGAAGAACTTATTGAAAATTTCAAAGATTTGGAATTTTCTGAACTACATGAACTTATCAAAAATATATATCTGGGGGCGAAGAAGAGGAGATGGCTAGATAGATTCTACTCTGGGAAGTATTTAGGTAATGTGCTATGTTGTAGAATAAGATACAATTCACAGATGTTTGAGATAGTTAATAGACTGTTATATGATACCAATTATTTAAACAGAAACATTGGAATATGGTTATTTAGGTTGATAATAGAGATAGAAAACAGACCTCCTTCCAATATCAACCCGATAATTAAGACTACATACCTCTTCGACGACTGGTACTTTGGAACTAGAGTAGAATACATGCTGTTTTACAGTACTTTAATCAGTAAATTTCCCAAAAATATCCAATTAGAGACTATAAAGACAGGGCTGATCTCAACAATTTTAACAAAGTGCTTAACTGATAAAAATAGATTCATCAGACATGTAAGTAGAGATCTACTCTACAAACTTGTAGATGACATATCCAGATATTCTGAACTGTTGGACTACCATAATAAAAAGCCAGAAGAACAGATTTTCATACTTAACAAATATATTAAATATCCTGAAACAAGAAAGGCTGTAGTAATGTTGATTAAAAATAAATTAGAGGAGTATATTAAAAATAAAAATGGAGATAAAAATTACATTGAAACACTTTTGAAGATAATCTACGAAAATATCTGTGAAGAGGTTATTTATGCCCTCTTTGAAATCATAAGGTTAAAGAGAAGAAATTTCCCACTCTCCGCAGAAATTGTTAAATCTTATGTAGAAAAATATCCTAAGTTGCCTAGATATATGGCAGATACCTTTTATAAGTTAGTAAACGACCATATCTTTAAAATAAGATACACAACTCTACTTCAAGTATTGGCATATGTTAACGAGGGAATTATAATACAGAGAAGAGTACTAAATAGAATTAAAGAGTTGGTTGTATATGCAGATACTTGTTCTAAAGATGTTAAAATAGCAATGAAGATACTTGATAAAATAGAAGAACCTGAATGTAAGGCCATACTACAGGAAAAGGAGAGGATATTTAACAGATGTTTTAAAGACGGGGTTATGGAGATACCTCTATTTAATTCAGTTAAGATAAGATATATACCGGCATTAGATACCGTTGAAATAGTAAATAGTGAAAATATACCTATCTCTAGAATAATCGCTCAAATACTGGAGTTTAAAGAAATGACCATTCCAAAAATAATGGTACTCGACTACCTTATTAATGAAATTGTATCCAACGATAACCTATTGAATGAGATTTCGTCCATTACCGATATCTTTAAGATACTAGCAAAGTTAGCCGTACTCCCTGACTACAGTTTAATATCCAAGAAGGCCCTCACTGTTCTTGAAGAGATTAGTATTAAAAAAGGAAACTGGTTAAAAGATAATTTGATAAATAAATTTGATGAAAAAAATACACCATTCCTTATGAAAAGGCTTTTAAAATCTGTGTCAAGTCCTTTTGTTGAGTTGGAGATCATAGAGGCCTGTAAATACTTAATAGATAATAATATATTAAAATGTAAAAAACCTAGAAATATAGCAAAGGGACTGTATAAAGTTATATACAACACTTATAGCGATCAGCCTTGGATAATATTTAAGAAAATAGTTGATATTGTAGAGGAATGTCCTGAATTAAAAGAAAATAGAGAATTTTTAGACGTCCTATCTAAAAAGATAATGGACCTTATAGAATGGGAAACTTCTCCAACTGCTAAAACTTACCTGCTTGGTATATTGGAGAGATTGCATGAAGATGTAGGATATACAGGAGGGTATCGTTAG
- the pdxT gene encoding pyridoxal 5'-phosphate synthase glutaminase subunit PdxT, translating into MNIGVLGIQGDIDEQEEMVRKIGHNPVRVRRVEDLSKVDALIIPGGESTTIGKLMEKYGFIEALKNSDIPILGICAGMVLLSKEVVGKKQPLLELIDIVVKRNAYGSQRESFEDEIDFNGEKIKGIFIRAPVVDRILSDKVEVIAKEGSNIVGVREGKYMAVAFHPELSEDGYKVYNYFVEEVCNKG; encoded by the coding sequence ATGAATATAGGTGTATTAGGAATTCAGGGAGATATTGATGAGCAGGAAGAAATGGTTAGAAAAATCGGCCACAATCCTGTAAGAGTTAGAAGAGTAGAGGATTTATCCAAGGTAGATGCCCTAATAATACCTGGTGGTGAAAGTACAACCATAGGAAAACTGATGGAGAAATATGGGTTTATAGAGGCATTGAAAAATTCAGATATACCTATCTTAGGAATCTGTGCAGGAATGGTACTGTTGTCAAAGGAAGTTGTTGGAAAAAAACAGCCTCTTCTAGAATTGATAGATATAGTAGTCAAAAGAAATGCCTATGGTAGTCAGAGGGAGAGTTTTGAGGATGAGATAGATTTCAATGGAGAGAAAATAAAGGGAATATTTATAAGGGCTCCTGTAGTTGATAGGATTTTAAGTGATAAGGTGGAAGTAATTGCAAAGGAGGGCAGTAATATAGTAGGTGTAAGGGAAGGAAAATATATGGCAGTAGCCTTCCATCCAGAATTGTCAGAGGATGGTTATAAAGTTTACAACTACTTTGTAGAGGAGGTTTGTAATAAAGGGTAA
- a CDS encoding MTH865 family protein has protein sequence MITTNHPLYEALKDIEEFKLKLAEYFKDKDVFPIKSRVELANALPCGISLSCGEVEAGELVKLMSDEDFPIKDIEDLVIKLSSKCPIKRE, from the coding sequence ATGATAACAACCAACCACCCACTGTACGAGGCTCTAAAGGATATAGAGGAATTTAAGTTGAAGTTGGCAGAGTACTTCAAAGATAAGGACGTATTCCCTATAAAAAGTAGGGTAGAGTTGGCAAATGCCCTGCCCTGTGGGATATCTCTATCCTGTGGAGAGGTTGAGGCTGGAGAGTTGGTAAAGTTGATGAGTGATGAGGACTTTCCTATAAAGGATATAGAGGACTTAGTAATAAAGTTGTCCAGTAAATGCCCTATAAAAAGAGAGTAA
- a CDS encoding FprA family A-type flavoprotein has translation MVVKIKDSIYWIGAIDWEVREFHGYETLSGSTYNVYLIKDEKNVLIDATKNYLFNELMLNLKSVVDPKEIDYIVVNHGEMDHSGSLEKLVEYTGATVITNEKCKEHLELQYNTEGWEFITVDDKEEIDTGNRKLKFIKTPMLHWPDNMVTYSIEDKILFSNDAFGQHLASSERFDYQFKDLEMLFEETKEYFANILLPYRMLVPRVVESLKNLDIEYICPSHGVIWKEYIGDILEKYLEWSSDRYVNRAVIVYDTMYNSTKKMAYSMGDGLMDGGVEVKIYNLSKTPMNKIMRDILDAKYVLIGSPTLNSNIYPPVAKFLAYMEGLKPAGNKIGVAFGSYGWMEMATDVIKKTFEKLGFKVAEDECLTCRFVPKDDHLSKCYEFGKKLAQMEL, from the coding sequence ATGGTAGTTAAGATAAAGGATAGTATATACTGGATAGGTGCTATAGACTGGGAGGTTAGGGAATTTCATGGATATGAAACCTTAAGTGGAAGTACCTACAATGTATATCTAATAAAGGATGAGAAGAACGTACTTATAGACGCTACTAAGAACTACTTATTTAACGAGTTAATGTTAAACCTCAAGTCAGTTGTAGATCCAAAGGAGATAGATTACATTGTAGTGAACCATGGAGAGATGGATCACAGTGGATCCTTGGAGAAGTTGGTAGAGTACACAGGTGCTACAGTTATTACAAATGAGAAGTGTAAGGAGCACCTAGAACTACAGTACAATACTGAAGGATGGGAGTTCATCACCGTAGATGATAAAGAGGAGATAGATACAGGAAACAGAAAATTAAAGTTTATAAAAACTCCCATGCTTCACTGGCCAGACAACATGGTAACATACTCCATAGAGGATAAAATACTATTCTCCAACGATGCCTTTGGCCAGCACCTGGCATCCTCTGAAAGGTTCGACTACCAGTTCAAGGATTTAGAGATGCTATTTGAGGAGACTAAGGAGTACTTTGCAAACATACTTCTACCATACAGGATGCTAGTTCCAAGGGTTGTGGAATCCCTAAAAAACTTAGATATTGAATATATATGTCCCTCCCATGGAGTTATATGGAAGGAGTACATAGGGGATATTCTTGAAAAATACTTAGAGTGGTCCTCAGATAGGTACGTAAATAGGGCGGTAATTGTATATGACACTATGTACAACTCCACCAAGAAGATGGCATACAGTATGGGGGATGGTTTAATGGATGGTGGAGTTGAGGTTAAGATATACAACCTATCAAAAACCCCTATGAACAAGATCATGAGAGATATCTTAGATGCAAAGTACGTACTAATTGGATCTCCAACGTTAAACTCCAACATCTATCCACCTGTAGCCAAGTTCCTAGCCTATATGGAAGGGTTGAAACCTGCAGGTAATAAGATAGGGGTGGCATTTGGATCCTACGGATGGATGGAGATGGCAACAGATGTTATTAAAAAGACTTTTGAGAAGTTAGGGTTTAAAGTGGCGGAGGATGAGTGTTTAACCTGTAGATTCGTCCCAAAGGATGATCATCTATCTAAATGCTACGAATTTGGAAAGAAATTGGCCCAGATGGAGTTATAA